The DNA window GTATTTCATCTGAATAGCACAAAAAGCAGTTTCATAAGTCCAAGCGAAAACATATTCAGGGTCTGAGTATGAGGCAATTATAGTTCGTAATACTAAATCAACTTCTGactaatgtattattattattatgctgtcgTGAAGCCAACAAAGTTAGCGTTATATTGTCGTTAAGGCCAACTTAGTTTGCTAACTCAGAAAGCgctggactgagagagagagggaaagcacTGTTCGCTCTCCTcctccttgcttgcttgcttgcttgcttgcttgcttcgcAACGTTGCACCAGCTGGAAATGACCAAcatagaaaacaaatatatatgtatgtatgtatgtatatatgccacTAGGTAAAAAACTTGGAACTATGTCAGGGGCAACCTAAACAAGATCAGCGTTGAAATGCCAGCGAGACTTTTTGCTTCTTTTCgctaaagaaaaaacagatttgGGTAGCTCTTAAGTTTTTATGTAGGCTTTGAATACATCACATCTAATACAACTAATACGCTTAATAATCGGTGTCTATACTTCAATGAGGCTACTGTCGTGACCTTAATATACAGATTTATAAACCCATGATTAAGCAAAGTGACAATGAGACCGTACACATAAGAGAATGAGCGTTAACAGGAGGTTTCCATGACGTTATTGGGTGGTGTTGGTGAGGAAGGGCTGGAATCCTCACGCTGTAGACTTTGGCGGCCCCCCCCCGTCGGTGACGCTGCGCAGGGGTAGGGGGAGCTCGGGGGTgcaggggggagaggaggaagatcgtcgtcgtcgtcgtcctcctcctccatgtAAGTCGGGAGTGAGGACTGACTTACAGGAGGGTCATGCTTGAAGGTCGGGCTGACGGGAGGACACTGAACGTTGTGCTGTCGCTTCAGGACCCTCTTCCCATTGCGCCCACTGGCCTTGGCAGAGCCTCCGGCTCCTCTTTTGCTGCCCTTTCTCTTGATCGAAGGAGTAGGCTCCAAGGAATTAGAGCGTGAGGTAGAGAGGCGGGAGGTTCTTGGAGAAGCAATGGGGGATCCCATAGGGGAAAGAGTGGGAGTAGAGGCTCTGCTCGTGTCTGCACTCGGAATGTCTACACTTAGCTCAGGTACCATTAAGTGGAATGATACTGAGTCACTTGCTTCCGATCCACTGGAGGATTCACTTGATTGTCGCTGTGGATCAGTCGCACTGTCTGCTCTTCTTACCGCTGGATTTTGTTCACTGTCAGCACGTTTGAATGATGCTGCCGATGCTGCTGCCTCCTCTTTCATTTCCGGCGTGGTGGCAGAATTGGTGCGCCGGAGAGCCGGTACGGTAAACACAGCACACATTGGCTCATCTTCTACACTGCTGGTTGGTGCCAGAGATGTCGAACCACGACTGCTGCCCAAACTGGCTTCACTGGTTAATGCAGAGTGCGCAGCTAACCGTTCGCAAGAGGCAGTTAGGTTTGAGCCTAACGTCGGAACCAAAAGAGTACCCATCACTGGAATGGCTGCCGTAGAGAGATCCTGAACCTTCTGGCGCTGCAGCGGCTTCTTGCGTCCCCTCAGCTCAGCTGGTCGGTGGAGATTACTTAGAGTTTGCATGCGCACAGGAgctgaaagagaaggagaagcaggCCTGTGAGCAGGATTGATCCCTAGGCGAAACGACTGCACTTTGCGCCTTGTGAACctaggggaaggggaaaggttgGTTTGTGGGGTAGCCAGTAAAGAGGGGGTACCACTATCCATACTCTCAGAGAAACTACTACCCGTCTCACCCACAGAGTCCTCAAGAAAGACAGAGTCAGAGCCAATAGAACGAGAGTCATAGTCTGGAGAGTCAATGGACAGAACAGAGGTCACGCGGCCCCTCCCAGGTAACGGCAGACGAACAAGCTCAGAATTATCAGACACACTCCGAACTGACCCACACGGAGAGATGTTTGGGGTGGGTTGGATAACGTTGATGTCAATAGTCTGCACCCATTCTGCTGTGGCGTGGTCGCTGTCCCAATCCATACCACCGAGTTGGAGCAAGGGTTTATTACCTCTTGGTCCCAGTCCTGGGACGCCGAGGAGGCCCACAGAGTTGATGTCAGATGGAAGGTCATGAGTGGAAGAGCCAGCACTATACCCGTCGCTACTCGATCCCGTCGATTGAAGCCGAACTCCAGGCACACGCAAGAACTCCGATCGACACTGCAAAGAGGGAACACAGTTACAACTCAAATTACAAGTCctctttgttgttttttcatttacaaaaaattaactgCTTCTTTTATTGAAGCCACTACTTTTCTGTAATGCCCTTACCAAGAttcatgattcatttatttttcaaagttattcCCCAATAATATCTTTTGAGGACCATTTGGTATGGATAAATATGTTTGCCTTTTAGCCCTTtggttcaagtgaagatgcaatgcattacgaccttaaaacaattcacctgtactttaataataattaaaacaaatctaTTTGACTTTAAGAGAAACTGTCTTGAGGAAAGAAAGACAGtctattaaaagaaagaaattacttaGACTCTGAAGGATAATCACGTTCTTCAACGATAAGTGGTAAAAATAAGACCATCTCTTTGCACATTAAATGTTGATTTATCACTAGAAATACAACGAATTCAGTTTTGTTCTCTCTGGTGATAACATAAACGCATGTCGGAAACTTATTGCATAagtgtcacaaacaggttgaaaacaagttgacaaggtgtcacaaacatgttgaaaacaagttgtCAATTTTATGCGGAGACGGAATCATTGGTAAATTCTGGATAAACCAATTAAGAACTAGTTAGGCGACCATCAAGTCATTGACTTGTactcaacatgtttgtgatgctTTTGCAACAAGTTGCCAACAGGTTGGTGATGTGTTGGCAACAAGTTGCCAACAggtttgtgatgtgtttgcaaCAAGTTGCCAATAGGTTTGTGACATGTTTgcaacaagttgccaacatgGTTGTGATGTGTTTGCAaaaagttgccaacatgtttatggCATGTTGTCCTGCGGTCTGGATGCATCCTAATAAGGAAGGGTTACAAGAGTGTTCCTAAGACTTATCAGGATTCCTCACACGAGAGATGTGTTGCATTTACCCTTAAATAATTTCCTAAAAGGAGATTAtgctattttattaatttgttaatttattctttctttttaataagtgatctcttctatttttatttcctattaactTTTTTTTGAGGAACTCCACATTCttcgaaagcttgaatttcaagtcaatggcccctgtggtgggcttgttccatatgaatggggttcatcatctgaataataataataataataataataataataataataataataatagtagtagtagtagtagtagtagttgcagtaataataataataataataataataataataataataataataataataataataataataaaggtgaacAATCCACAATGgcgtaggtgtaaatatatatataaaaaaaaaaaaaaataaatatatatatatatatatatatatatatatatatatatatatatatatatatatatatatatatatatatatatatatatatatatatatatacatatttagacctacaccattgtggatttcttcaccattttagtgactcatgctattatgagacttttatgattaaataataataaagaagaaacaaatccaaagttaagtatgggtacacatatttaaaaataaatctctacagagagctttcaggaatctgtagtgatttattttaaaatatttgtagcaTTActtaaccgtggatttgtttcttcctttAAGACTCATGGCATTAtgagttttttaataataataataataataataataataataataataataataataataataataataataataataataataataagcaaaagagAAACCTTTGAAAGAAACatacaatttaaagaaaaagaacagatttaactaaataaaaaaggtaataaaaaataaaaaaaaagaaaggtcggAAGGAAAGTGGCTGACCCGCCCTCGTCCTGTGAgacggaaagaagaagaagctaaataaaaagagaaaaataaaaaaccaaaacaagagaggaagaaaggaaaaagctgaCCCGCCATCGCCCTATGaggtgaaaagaagaagaagaagaagaagaagaagaagaagaagaagaagaaaaaggagtaccacataaaaatacaaaaaaacaacagcaataacgtACCGAGTGCGCAGTCGCCTGGGACACATCGTCCCTCTCGAAGGAACTCATCCGCGAGCAGTTGATGCGCATAACGCTCCCCGGTAGACTCTTCACGCTGTTGacgacaacaaaaacaactgTAATGCAATGGGTAAATAAAGACGTGTCTCTTACCCTTTTATCAGGGTTGTGTACAAGACgggatgaaggaaggaaggaaggaaggaaggaaggaaggctggcTGGCTGTTTAGGTCTGTTTTGAGAAGAAGTGGTGTGTCTAAGTGAATGGAGGAGATAggagataatgtgtgtgtgtgtgtgtgtgcgtgtgtgtaatatatatatatatatatatttatatatatatataaatatatacatatatatacatatatacattcatatatatatatatatatatatatatatatatatatatatatatatatatatatatatatatatatatatatatatatatatatatatatgataaaggaCAGATATCTGTCGTTTgactaaaatgaaacaaaatatggaaGGAGAAAACTACGGCACAATAATTTCGCTCTTACGAAGAAGGTGACAAAGAAAAGGCAGACCAATGAAACTGAcgagataaaaatacaaaattaaagaatgaTAAAGACAATAATTAAAGACAACGAAAAAAACAATAGTTTAGTATTCTGAATTAACATAAAATGGCAATTTGATCAAGTCAGTGAaatatggaatagaatatagaatttaggccaaagtctaggcgctgggaactatgaggtcattcagcgctgaaacggagactGACAGTAAAAGAGGTTGAAAGATGTAACCGaaggaaaatctcacagttgcaccatgaaacaattgttagaaggttaaggagagtaaggtggaagaaagagaatatgaacggaggtacagtcaaaggaatgaaaggggttgcagctaagggccgaaggggcgctgcaaagaaccttaggtaatgcctacagtgaaccacatgaggtgcactgatggaactaaccccctacgggatcagtgaaatatgttccacagaaaaacgaGAATGATGTAAATAACTTGATTTTAAAGGAAAGCAGTAACTTAGCAGAATAAAAGGCGATACAGTGTTCTATAAAATTAAACTTAACGAAACTGCAGACGGGAgttagtacaataaaaaaaaaataataagatgaaaatcTCAATCTGAACaaagactggaaaaaaaattaataaaatgaaaacctcaGTTTGAAAAAAAGTGTTCTGAATGTCATGGTATGTATAGAAACAGTGTGTATTTTTTCCCTAACAAAAGATGACCTAAAATGTTGTGTGTAGGCTTGGAAAGAAAGTTATATCGAAGACCGGCTCcacattcatgtaaaaaaaaaaatttattctacaaaacgacacacacacatactaatgaaaaattactttatttttgacAATCAACGAAAAATGTTTACTGCTGCTCGTACCAACTTATCTAATACAACCATCATTTATCATCAACTAGGacaagaaaagagataaaaacattCTACAGTTGCAAAAGTCGCTACAAGGATATGTCGGTCAGGTAGACGTGTTTCTTTATCTCTCGAACAAAGTACGTGCCTACTCACACATATACCAATCAAACTACTTGGTTCAGAGTTGAACAATGATAAACTACCTAAAAAATTGATCAACAGTTACTtctaaagtattattatttatcaacaaaacctTACAGTAAACAGCTGCTACAGTCCAGGGTCGTGTCCTAAATCTTTGGGAAAAATGTAAGGTAGTTTACCGAGGTCATCTGCAATCAAGCTTGACTTCTAGTTGCGTCTTTGTTGCAAGATAGTTGCTTATCTTGCAACTGTCGCTTCATCAAGCtagtcttatgccagcacgggatgTTGTCTGTTGAACGATTATGGCAGAAGCGATTTATGAAAGGCCTAGAGCAAATATTCAAGGAgataaattatttatgatttcGTAATTCGTTTTTGAGATCCGTTCAAACGCTCGCATGTACTTCATCATATTCACAACAGCCAATGTAAACTCTGTGAAGTTACAATATTATACCAGTGTTAATGTTAAGCTAATATAATTTATTCGTTATTTCAGGTTCATACATACAGTAGGTCTGAATACGATTCGAGTCAAAATTTGTCACGAGATTGTTCGTAATCTCATTGGGATTAAATTTTTAAGGCGTAGAAGAATAAAGATCCCAAAATGGGTTCGCATGGATAAGTACTGTGTCAGACTTGCAGTGTATCAAgtattttcatgtttcacttatttcttatattttaacgCAAGTTGGCTGCATTCGACGCACCtcttaaatacttaaatattttctttatatattcctcaCAAACGATCAACcttcacattttcatattttcctgctGAGACGACGTAGCTTTGGACCTCCAAAACGAGACGCGACAGAGACTGTCAGAACAATCGAATGCCCAGAAACCCTGCGAGAAGAGAGGACTTCATTTTCAcgccttagaaaaaaaaattgcgaattCTTAAATGCTCTTCGGCGTCAAACACCcagctcctccctccttcccttccccacctccGAGTGACTCTCGAGGGCTCAGGGGGACGCCACCCCCGAGACTTTACACGAGTGAAAAGATAACGCAGGTGGCTTCCGACAGGCTGCGTGGTATTGGCAGATCGCTTGCTGCTCAGATGTCTGCTGCTGGGGAACGCTTGTCTGCTCCAAGGCGCGGAGGAGACGCGTCCCTGTGATGATAGCCAGtgagaggaaaaatggaaaggcGGGAGAAAAAAATGGTGGGTATTCATTTCACATCtcgttcttttgtttatttttggtttcgTTGTTTGTTGAAAAGGGTATTATGACCGCGCAGTTATACGATATTCAGGATTTTTGTGTCGTACTGGGCGTTGCCATAAACGTCTGATGTAAGGATGTAACTGCAATAGCCATAATGTTCTCataacttatcgaattcttcacactttttggatacgcttgtcactactaagccttagATCCATACGcaagaaacatgaaatgaatttgATGGGAAACTGTGTGGCAGAACGAAATGATGGGGGTAACTGTCATGGGAAACTGCACGAAAGAAGGACACGGTATGGGTAACTGCCATGACTGTGAATCTGCACTTTAGAGGGTCGACACTAGATTGGGTAACTATTATGGGAGTTCATGACGGACGGTCGACATGGGATGGGATAACTGTCATGACTGTGAATCTGCACTTAAGAGGGTCGACAATGGATGGGGTAACTATCATGGGAGTTCACGACGGAAGGTCGACATGGGATGGGgtaactgtcataaaaaaaaaaactgcatgtaGGGTTGGCTGCACAGTAGGCTTAACTGTCATGTGAAACTTTGCCTGAGAGGAACGACATAACTGGGATAACTGTCATAGCGTAACGGCACATAAGAAAGGCAGAATGGTTGAGACAGGTGTCTGGGTAGACTGTAAGAAGGGAGGCAGTAGGAGAGGGCAACTGTTGACTGAAACTACTCACAGGAAAGATGAGATAAATGTATGAATGATGACATGGCTGTTGAGTGAAATAGGACACAGTTCGAGTAACTGTCAGGTGAAACCGCTTGTCACGTACGGAAGACAACATAAATGAAGTAACTGACCAAGCAATATAACAATGATGAACAATATTCCACTTACCAGATACAGTAGGTCCCGTGCACACTTAGGCACGTGTCTATACTCATTCAATGTCACTTCTCTAACTACCACACGTCAACAAaccagcaagcaagcaagcaggcaacaCAAAGGTCTTCTAAATACAGGCAACACAAAGGTCTActaaacagctaaaaaaaaaggaaactgaacGAATAACTTACAGTCCTTGGGTTAAACTAAACATGAAGACAGACAGGCAACTAAAACAAATAGCAAACACTGCTTTCTGTCAACGCGAATTCGACCGGAATACACTGCAAAAGAATGCGCCTGTGATCATCGATTTTGTGGACAAGGTAGCcctgtcatcatcatcaaatcAGCTGGTAGAATAAACTCCTCTGATTAGAATGCTTATTTTAGAATGTAAGGTTCCTAATGAACGTTTGACAAACAGCATCTTTAAATAACATGATTTTTTCTTGACACATCTTTTCAAGACAGCAGTTAGCGGGCAAATATGAGCGAGCAACTGTGCTGAAAATCGTTTTAATACCACGGACGATGTCAGTTCCATACCTTTCAGCATGCGGAAATGTTTGATCAAGGTTTGTGATTAGAGGTTACCTGGAAATCTTGCAAAGTTATTAGCATTTTCTGCCTCTTAATCAACTCAAGCTCAGGTAACAGCCCCATTAAAGGCCTACCATTAAGTTGTGTGAAATTAACGCTGATGCATGAAGTCGCCAATGCGTGTTAAGGAGCTTAGTAAAGAAGTTTTCTTAAAAGTTACCAtcatcagacagacagacatttcaTAGACATGCATCACAATTCTTCCTGATCTCCACTGAAGCTACAACAGTGTAAGGGACAGTGTAACATGCCAGGAAGCGCGAGAAGGAAGGACTTCGCCTCCCATGTTCGTCACTGAATCCCGCCAAACTCAAGACCCActaagacaggtcggccagacaatgacgtcacacggGCTCATCGCAGGCAGGAACCACTACTGGATCGTCAGTACAAGAGAACATTTGACCATCCTTTGTCTTTGcattaatagtttcagttttttattaattttctttcaatggtagTCTGCCAGTAACCTAATTATTTATCAGCATCAGTCTTGTTGTTAAAAAATACAGCCTCACATGTTACAAATGTAAGTTAATTTTCCTATCAATAGCGAGGGTAAGAACTCTGTATTTCTATTGTTTTACACAATATCTTGACGTAACCTGCAATGAAGATTACTCAGAATACCTCAtgcattcaataaatgaaaagaaatttgttgtCAAGCAAcctatatttat is part of the Macrobrachium rosenbergii isolate ZJJX-2024 chromosome 41, ASM4041242v1, whole genome shotgun sequence genome and encodes:
- the LOC136826688 gene encoding uncharacterized protein isoform X2, translated to MDVTSPPDGNNTMVPPSILLQDAVTVTPTSSLDEETLRRQKELEEFYSTYDVWTGIRTAITLALFFIFTVTLILYKSKCKPRRKYELYPSLEDMPGRPLDYCDYWCASPVSVKSLPGSVMRINCSRMSSFERDDVSQATAHSCRSEFLRVPGVRLQSTGSSSDGYSAGSSTHDLPSDINSVGLLGVPGLGPRGNKPLLQLGGMDWDSDHATAEWVQTIDINVIQPTPNISPCGSVRSVSDNSELVRLPLPGRGRVTSVLSIDSPDYDSRSIGSDSVFLEDSVGETGSSFSESMDSGTPSLLATPQTNLSPSPRFTRRKVQSFRLGINPAHRPASPSLSAPVRMQTLSNLHRPAELRGRKKPLQRQKVQDLSTAAIPVMGTLLVPTLGSNLTASCERLAAHSALTSEASLGSSRGSTSLAPTSSVEDEPMCAVFTVPALRRTNSATTPEMKEEAAASAASFKRADSEQNPAVRRADSATDPQRQSSESSSGSEASDSVSFHLMVPELSVDIPSADTSRASTPTLSPMGSPIASPRTSRLSTSRSNSLEPTPSIKRKGSKRGAGGSAKASGRNGKRVLKRQHNVQCPPVSPTFKHDPPVSQSSLPTYMEEEDDDDDDLPPLPPAPPSSPYPCAASPTGGGRQSLQREDSSPSSPTPPNNVMETSC
- the LOC136826688 gene encoding uncharacterized protein isoform X3; this translates as MDVTSPPDGNNTMVPPSILLQDAVTVTPTSSLDEETLRRQKELEEFYSTYDVWTGIRTAITLALFFIFTVTLILYKSKCKPRRKYELYPSLEDMPGRPLDYCDYWCASPVSNETGRKSTVDSLGGYCGHRRVESGSAPLPTKRTVGSYSSLNNSFRVKSLPGSVMRINCSRMSSFERDDVSQATAHSCRSEFLRVPGVRLQSTGSSSDGYSAGSSTHDLPSDINSVGLLGVPGLGPRAPVRMQTLSNLHRPAELRGRKKPLQRQKVQDLSTAAIPVMGTLLVPTLGSNLTASCERLAAHSALTSEASLGSSRGSTSLAPTSSVEDEPMCAVFTVPALRRTNSATTPEMKEEAAASAASFKRADSEQNPAVRRADSATDPQRQSSESSSGSEASDSVSFHLMVPELSVDIPSADTSRASTPTLSPMGSPIASPRTSRLSTSRSNSLEPTPSIKRKGSKRGAGGSAKASGRNGKRVLKRQHNVQCPPVSPTFKHDPPVSQSSLPTYMEEEDDDDDDLPPLPPAPPSSPYPCAASPTGGGRQSLQREDSSPSSPTPPNNVMETSC
- the LOC136826688 gene encoding uncharacterized protein isoform X1: MDVTSPPDGNNTMVPPSILLQDAVTVTPTSSLDEETLRRQKELEEFYSTYDVWTGIRTAITLALFFIFTVTLILYKSKCKPRRKYELYPSLEDMPGRPLDYCDYWCASPVSNETGRKSTVDSLGGYCGHRRVESGSAPLPTKRTVGSYSSLNNSFRVKSLPGSVMRINCSRMSSFERDDVSQATAHSCRSEFLRVPGVRLQSTGSSSDGYSAGSSTHDLPSDINSVGLLGVPGLGPRGNKPLLQLGGMDWDSDHATAEWVQTIDINVIQPTPNISPCGSVRSVSDNSELVRLPLPGRGRVTSVLSIDSPDYDSRSIGSDSVFLEDSVGETGSSFSESMDSGTPSLLATPQTNLSPSPRFTRRKVQSFRLGINPAHRPASPSLSAPVRMQTLSNLHRPAELRGRKKPLQRQKVQDLSTAAIPVMGTLLVPTLGSNLTASCERLAAHSALTSEASLGSSRGSTSLAPTSSVEDEPMCAVFTVPALRRTNSATTPEMKEEAAASAASFKRADSEQNPAVRRADSATDPQRQSSESSSGSEASDSVSFHLMVPELSVDIPSADTSRASTPTLSPMGSPIASPRTSRLSTSRSNSLEPTPSIKRKGSKRGAGGSAKASGRNGKRVLKRQHNVQCPPVSPTFKHDPPVSQSSLPTYMEEEDDDDDDLPPLPPAPPSSPYPCAASPTGGGRQSLQREDSSPSSPTPPNNVMETSC
- the LOC136826688 gene encoding uncharacterized protein isoform X4, giving the protein MDVTSPPDGNNTMVPPSILLQDAVTVTPTSSLDEETLRRQKELEEFYSTYDVWTGIRTAITLALFFIFTVTLILYKSKCKPRRKYELYPSLEDMPGRPLDYCDYWCASPVSVKSLPGSVMRINCSRMSSFERDDVSQATAHSCRSEFLRVPGVRLQSTGSSSDGYSAGSSTHDLPSDINSVGLLGVPGLGPRAPVRMQTLSNLHRPAELRGRKKPLQRQKVQDLSTAAIPVMGTLLVPTLGSNLTASCERLAAHSALTSEASLGSSRGSTSLAPTSSVEDEPMCAVFTVPALRRTNSATTPEMKEEAAASAASFKRADSEQNPAVRRADSATDPQRQSSESSSGSEASDSVSFHLMVPELSVDIPSADTSRASTPTLSPMGSPIASPRTSRLSTSRSNSLEPTPSIKRKGSKRGAGGSAKASGRNGKRVLKRQHNVQCPPVSPTFKHDPPVSQSSLPTYMEEEDDDDDDLPPLPPAPPSSPYPCAASPTGGGRQSLQREDSSPSSPTPPNNVMETSC